The genomic interval GTCATGAGCGGATCCGGGTCGGGCACCGGGCGACTGGGCTCGACGAGTGGTTCGAGGACAGCTGGATCTTCAGCTCGCAGGACGTCGGGCGGGGGAAGCCGGCGCCGGACCTCTATCTCTACGCCGCGGATCAAATGGGCGTACCGGCGGAGAGGTGTGTCGTCCTGGAGGACAGTCCGCTGGGGATCGAGGCGGCCAGGGCGGTCGGGATGGATGTGTACGCCTTCACGTCGATGATGCCTGTCGACCGGCTCCCCGGGGCGACCGGGTACTTCTCCGACATGGGGCAGCTGCCAGGATTGCTTGCGTGATCTACCTACCCATGGGTAGGTGACGCGCCTACGCTGTGCGGCCATGACAGACGCGCGCCTGCGGCACGGCAGGGCTTCCTTGGGGTTGAGCTTCTTCGCGCAGGGCGTGGCTTTTGCGCTTCTGGTGACTCGGCTGCCTGCCATTCAGGACCGGTACGGGATATCCGACGCATTGCTTCCGGTCTTCCTGGCCGCGGTGCCGATTCTGGCGGGCGTGGGCAGTTTTGGGACCGAGCAGCTGGTGAAGCGGGTCAGGCCCAGCGCGGTCCTGAGGTGGTCCCAGCCGGTGGTGCTGCTGGCGCTGCTCGGGGTCGGGGCCGGCAGCGAGATGTGGCAAGTAGCCGTGGCGCTGGGGGCGTTCGGGCTTTCGGTGGGTGCGCTGGATGCGTCCATGAACATGCTGGGCGTCAGTCTTCAGCGGGCGTACGGGCGCAGCATCATGATCGCGTTTCATGCGGCGTACAGCCTCGGCGGGATCGCGGGGGCCTCGTTCGCTTGGGTCGGGGCGCACTGGGATCTGGCGCTGGTGGTCTCGTATCTGCCGGTGGTGGGGGTGTTGTTGCCGGGCGTGTTCGTCGGTAGTCGGTGGTATGTCGATGGTGGGACTGGGGTCGCTGGGGATGTTGGGGTAGAGGAGCGGGCGGCCCGGGGTGGGTTCAGGCTGCTGTTGCCGTTGTGTCTGGTGATGACGTTTGCGTATATCGGGGACTCGACTGTTTCGAACTGGAGCGCCAAGTATCTGGAGGACGTGCTCGGGTCGTCGGAGCAGACGGCGACCCTTCCGTACAACATTTACATGGTCACAACGCTGGTGGGGCGGGCCGTCGGGGACCTTGGCGTGCGGCGCTTCGGGGCGGTGGGTGTTGTGCGGTGCGGGACGCTTCTTGCTGCTGGTGGGTTTGGTGTGGTGGCAGTGGCGCCGGGGGTCGGGGTGGGGATGCTCGGGTTCACGATGCTCGGTTTCGGGCTTTGTGTGATCGTGCCTCAGACCTTTGCGGCGGCGGGGCGATTGTTCCCGGGGACGCGTGGCAATGCGGCTATTGCTCGGCTCAATGTCTTCAATTACGTGGGGTTCCTGGTCGGAGCGCCCTTGGTGGGGGCGCTCGGGGAGGCCTGGAGCTATCGGGGGGCGATGCTCGTACCGATGGGTCTGGTCTTGGTGACGCTTGTGTACGCCCGGTCGTTCTCGGCGGATGCCGACCGATACGGTGGCGGGCATGAGCGGGCGCGCACTGTTGATGTGGGATGACGCGGTAACCGGATACGACTTCGGGGCGAGTCATCCGATGGATCCCGTCAGACTCGACCTGACCATGGGGCTGATCCGGGCGTACGGGCTCGACCGGGCGGTTGATGTGGTCGCCGCGCCGGCCGCGGGGGACTCGACGCTGCGGCTTGTGCACCGTGAGGAGTACGTGGCGGCGGTGCGGGCGGCTTCGGCGGATCCGCGGGCTGCGGATCAGGCGTATGGGCTGGGGACGGTTGATGACCCTGCGTTTGCCGGGATGCATGAGGCTTCTGCGCTGATCGCCGGGCAGTCGGTGGGGGCGGCGGAGGCGGTCTGGCGGGGCGAGGCGGCCCATGCGGTGAACTTCGCGGGCGGGCTGCACCATGCGATGCCGGGGAGTGCGGCCGGGTTCTGTATTTACAACGACCCGGCGTTGGCGATCGCGCGGCTGCTGGAGCTGGGGGCGGAGCGGGTCGCGTATGTGGACGTGGATGTGCATCACGGGGACGGGGTGCAGGCGGCGTTCTGGGAGGACCCGCGGGTTCTGACGGTGTCGCTCCATGAGCATCCGCAGACGCTGTTTCCGGGAACCGGGTGGCCGGAGGAGACGGGCGCGGCGGGTGCGGGGGAGGGCGGGGCGGTGAATGTGGCGCTGCCTGCGGGGACGGGGGATGCGGGGTGGTTGCGGGCGTTTCATGCGGTTGTGCCGGAGCTGTTGGCGGACTTTCGGCCGCAGGTGCTGGTTACGCAACACGGGGCAGATACGCATTTCGAGGATCCGCTGGCGCATCTGGCTGTTTCGCTGGATGCGCAGCGGGCTGTGCAGGCGGCGTGTCATGAGCTCGCCCATGAGTATGTGGAGGGTGGGCTGTGGGTTGCGCTGGGGGGCGGGGGATATGCCGTCGTGGACGTCGTACCTCGGTCTTGGACGCACCTGGTGGGGATTGCCGCGCATCGGCCAATTGAGCCGGAGTCGGTGATTCCGGCGTCT from Streptomyces spiramyceticus carries:
- a CDS encoding acetoin utilization protein AcuC, whose translation is MSGRALLMWDDAVTGYDFGASHPMDPVRLDLTMGLIRAYGLDRAVDVVAAPAAGDSTLRLVHREEYVAAVRAASADPRAADQAYGLGTVDDPAFAGMHEASALIAGQSVGAAEAVWRGEAAHAVNFAGGLHHAMPGSAAGFCIYNDPALAIARLLELGAERVAYVDVDVHHGDGVQAAFWEDPRVLTVSLHEHPQTLFPGTGWPEETGAAGAGEGGAVNVALPAGTGDAGWLRAFHAVVPELLADFRPQVLVTQHGADTHFEDPLAHLAVSLDAQRAVQAACHELAHEYVEGGLWVALGGGGYAVVDVVPRSWTHLVGIAAHRPIEPESVIPASWRDEVYARTRQLGPARMTDGRTPAWKGWESGYDPADRLDQAVRAARRAAFPLRGLLA
- a CDS encoding MFS transporter, with protein sequence MTDARLRHGRASLGLSFFAQGVAFALLVTRLPAIQDRYGISDALLPVFLAAVPILAGVGSFGTEQLVKRVRPSAVLRWSQPVVLLALLGVGAGSEMWQVAVALGAFGLSVGALDASMNMLGVSLQRAYGRSIMIAFHAAYSLGGIAGASFAWVGAHWDLALVVSYLPVVGVLLPGVFVGSRWYVDGGTGVAGDVGVEERAARGGFRLLLPLCLVMTFAYIGDSTVSNWSAKYLEDVLGSSEQTATLPYNIYMVTTLVGRAVGDLGVRRFGAVGVVRCGTLLAAGGFGVVAVAPGVGVGMLGFTMLGFGLCVIVPQTFAAAGRLFPGTRGNAAIARLNVFNYVGFLVGAPLVGALGEAWSYRGAMLVPMGLVLVTLVYARSFSADADRYGGGHERARTVDVG